The following proteins come from a genomic window of Azospirillum humicireducens:
- a CDS encoding tripartite tricarboxylate transporter permease has product MELFDNLLLGLSTALQFNNLLYCLIGVVIGTAIGVLPGIGPIPTVALLLPFTFGLPPESALIMLAGIFYGAQYGGSTTAILVNVPGETSSVVTCLDGHAMARQGRAGPALAIAAVSSFFAGTVATIVIALLSLPLAALALKFTAVEYFSLLVLGLLAAVILAHGSVSKSLAMVFLGLLLGTIGIDVNSGAARMTFGIPALSDGLDFVPVAMGMFGLAEIIANLERNEVRQVVSQKLRDLVPTRADLKAAFPAMLRGTAIGSALGVLPGGGAALPPFTAYALEKKIARDPQRFGKGAIEGVAGPEAANNAGAQTSFIPLLTLGIPANALMALMIGALMMQGIQPGPQVMTEQPALVWGVIASMWTGNLMLLIINLPLVGLWVSMLKIPYRLLFPAIVLFCCIGTYGISNSVFNVWLMLGCAVVGYFFIKVGVEPAPLLLGLVLGPQLEENFRRAMQLSDGDPSVFLTRPISAVLLAVVAVLLLAMLSPAVLRKRTEALAE; this is encoded by the coding sequence ATGGAGCTGTTCGACAATCTCCTGCTCGGCCTGTCCACGGCCCTGCAATTCAACAACCTGCTCTATTGCCTGATCGGCGTCGTCATCGGAACGGCGATCGGTGTGCTGCCCGGCATCGGTCCCATCCCGACGGTGGCTCTGCTGCTGCCCTTCACCTTCGGGCTGCCGCCGGAATCGGCGCTGATCATGCTCGCCGGCATCTTCTACGGCGCGCAGTACGGCGGTTCCACCACGGCCATTCTGGTGAATGTGCCGGGCGAAACGTCCTCGGTCGTCACCTGCCTGGACGGGCATGCGATGGCGCGCCAGGGGCGGGCGGGTCCGGCGCTGGCGATCGCCGCCGTGTCGTCCTTCTTCGCCGGAACCGTCGCGACAATCGTCATCGCGCTGCTCAGCCTGCCGCTCGCTGCGTTGGCGCTGAAATTCACCGCGGTGGAGTATTTCAGCCTGCTGGTCCTGGGCTTGCTCGCCGCCGTGATCCTTGCCCATGGTTCGGTCTCGAAATCGCTGGCGATGGTGTTCCTCGGGCTGCTGTTGGGAACCATCGGGATCGACGTGAATTCCGGTGCCGCCCGAATGACCTTCGGCATCCCGGCCCTGTCCGACGGGCTCGATTTCGTCCCAGTGGCGATGGGCATGTTCGGGCTGGCCGAGATCATCGCCAACCTGGAGCGCAACGAGGTCCGGCAGGTGGTCAGCCAGAAGCTGCGCGACCTCGTGCCGACGCGCGCCGACCTCAAGGCGGCCTTCCCCGCCATGCTGCGCGGCACCGCCATCGGCTCGGCGCTGGGCGTGCTGCCAGGCGGGGGTGCGGCGCTGCCGCCCTTCACCGCCTATGCGCTGGAGAAGAAGATCGCCCGCGATCCCCAGCGTTTCGGCAAGGGCGCCATCGAAGGCGTCGCCGGGCCGGAGGCGGCGAACAACGCCGGGGCGCAGACCAGCTTCATCCCGCTGCTGACCCTCGGCATTCCGGCCAATGCGCTGATGGCGCTGATGATCGGCGCGCTGATGATGCAGGGCATCCAGCCCGGCCCGCAGGTGATGACCGAACAGCCGGCCCTGGTCTGGGGCGTCATCGCCAGCATGTGGACCGGCAACCTGATGCTGCTGATCATCAACCTGCCGCTGGTCGGGCTGTGGGTCTCGATGCTGAAGATCCCCTACCGCCTGCTGTTCCCGGCCATCGTCCTGTTCTGCTGCATCGGCACCTACGGCATCTCCAACAGCGTCTTCAACGTCTGGCTCATGCTGGGCTGCGCGGTGGTCGGCTATTTCTTCATCAAGGTGGGGGTGGAGCCCGCGCCGCTGCTGCTCGGCCTCGTTCTCGGCCCGCAGCTGGAGGAGAATTTCCGCCGCGCCATGCAGCTGTCCGACGGCGACCCGTCGGTCTTCCTCACCCGCCCGATCAGCGCCGTCCTGCTCGCGGTCGTCGCGGTCCTGCTTCTCGCCATGCTGTCCCCCGCGGTCCTGCGCAAACGCACGGAAGCGCTGGCGGAATAG
- a CDS encoding aldolase/citrate lyase family protein, whose product MDLRTNSFKRAIQAGQKQIGFWNSMASPTATEILAGSGFDWLLLDAEHAPNDVPGILAQLQAMMENTTHPVVRIPDNDPIVIKRYLDIGVQSFLVPMMETVEEAKAAVAATRFPPDGIRGFAGASRASRFGRVKDYHRRAHEEICILVQIETRKGLDNLEAIAAVPGIDGLFIGPGDLSSDLGYLGDQGNPEIVDLIEKTIGRIVAAGSRAGILTADETLARRYMAAGCVYTAVGIDTGLLARTTEAIARKFRD is encoded by the coding sequence GTGGACCTCCGCACCAATTCCTTCAAGCGCGCCATCCAGGCCGGCCAAAAGCAGATCGGCTTCTGGAACAGCATGGCCAGCCCCACCGCCACCGAGATCCTGGCGGGTTCCGGCTTCGACTGGCTGCTGCTCGACGCCGAACACGCGCCCAACGACGTGCCGGGCATCCTGGCGCAGTTGCAGGCGATGATGGAAAACACGACGCATCCGGTCGTCCGCATTCCGGACAACGATCCGATCGTCATCAAGCGCTATCTCGACATCGGCGTGCAGTCCTTCCTGGTCCCGATGATGGAGACGGTCGAGGAGGCCAAGGCCGCGGTCGCCGCCACGCGCTTTCCCCCCGACGGCATCCGCGGCTTCGCCGGGGCCAGCCGGGCCTCGCGCTTCGGCCGGGTGAAGGACTATCACCGCCGCGCCCACGAGGAGATCTGCATCCTCGTGCAGATCGAGACTCGCAAGGGCCTCGACAATCTGGAGGCCATCGCCGCGGTGCCGGGCATCGACGGTCTGTTCATCGGTCCGGGCGACCTGTCGTCCGACCTCGGCTATCTCGGCGACCAGGGCAACCCGGAGATCGTGGATCTGATCGAGAAGACCATCGGCCGGATCGTCGCCGCCGGCAGCCGGGCCGGCATCCTCACCGCCGACGAGACGCTGGCGCGCCGCTACATGGCGGCCGGCTGCGTCTATACCGCCGTCGGGATCGACACCGGCCTGCTCGCCCGCACCACCGAGGCGATCGCCAGGAAATTCAGGGACTGA
- a CDS encoding Bug family tripartite tricarboxylate transporter substrate binding protein, giving the protein MKTLPFLTMAAVAAMLSVPALADYPDKALTMIVPFPPGGASDTTARLIGPKLTEAVGQPVVVENRPGANGSIGAAQIAQAKPDGYSLLVASIGVYAINPVLYKGLKYDPRKNFDLLTVAVRTPNALVATPNLPVNTVADLIAHLKKNPEKVTFASSGTGSSDHLTAALFWQQTGTTGLHVPYKGGGPAITDLIGGHAEVSFQNLGAVTGHIKAGKLKLLAVTSDKRIPAFPDTPTMAEAGVPGVEVYSWQAVAAPAGLPKDVKAKLEAGLTGALAAPDVKGRFEEAGFEVVGTGSAKFAQFLDAELTRWKSVVETGNITPDQ; this is encoded by the coding sequence ATGAAGACCTTGCCGTTTCTCACCATGGCCGCGGTCGCCGCGATGCTGTCCGTGCCGGCCCTCGCCGACTATCCGGACAAGGCGCTGACGATGATCGTGCCCTTCCCGCCGGGAGGCGCGTCGGACACAACGGCGCGGCTGATCGGACCGAAGCTTACCGAAGCCGTCGGCCAGCCGGTCGTCGTCGAAAACCGGCCCGGCGCCAACGGCTCGATCGGGGCGGCGCAGATCGCCCAGGCAAAGCCGGACGGCTATTCGCTGCTGGTCGCCTCGATCGGCGTCTACGCCATCAATCCGGTGCTCTACAAAGGGCTGAAATACGATCCCAGAAAGAACTTCGACCTGCTGACGGTGGCGGTGCGCACGCCGAACGCGCTGGTGGCGACGCCCAACCTCCCGGTCAACACCGTCGCGGACCTGATCGCCCATCTGAAGAAGAACCCGGAAAAGGTAACCTTCGCGTCCTCGGGCACCGGTTCCTCGGACCACCTCACCGCGGCGCTGTTCTGGCAGCAGACCGGCACCACCGGCCTTCATGTGCCCTACAAGGGCGGCGGTCCGGCCATCACCGACCTGATCGGCGGGCATGCCGAGGTGTCGTTCCAGAATCTCGGCGCGGTCACCGGCCACATCAAGGCCGGCAAGCTGAAGCTGCTGGCCGTCACCAGCGACAAGCGCATCCCCGCCTTCCCCGATACGCCCACCATGGCGGAGGCCGGCGTTCCGGGCGTCGAGGTCTATTCCTGGCAGGCCGTCGCCGCCCCCGCCGGTCTGCCGAAGGACGTAAAGGCCAAGCTGGAAGCCGGCCTAACCGGCGCACTCGCCGCCCCCGACGTCAAGGGCCGCTTCGAGGAGGCGGGCTTCGAGGTGGTCGGCACCGGCAGCGCCAAGTTCGCGCAGTTCCTCGACGCCGAACTGACGCGCTGGAAGTCGGTGGTGGAGACCGGAAACATCACTCCGGACCAATAA
- a CDS encoding tripartite tricarboxylate transporter TctB family protein, with protein sequence MTTCSRNPKDLCAGVIYIAVGLAAVWIGRDYAPGTGSRMGPGYFPTVLGWLLAVFGVLSVLRSFIQDGGPIGAVAWKGLALVAGATALFGVLLEPAGLIPALLALILVSAAASRMFRFEVRAAAGLVALLAFCALVFVRGLGVPMALLGPWFTG encoded by the coding sequence ATGACGACCTGTTCGCGCAATCCCAAGGATCTCTGTGCGGGCGTCATCTACATCGCCGTCGGACTGGCGGCGGTGTGGATCGGCCGCGATTATGCCCCCGGGACCGGCAGCCGCATGGGACCCGGCTATTTCCCCACCGTGCTCGGCTGGCTGCTGGCCGTCTTCGGCGTGTTGTCCGTCCTCCGCTCCTTCATCCAGGACGGCGGCCCGATCGGAGCCGTCGCCTGGAAGGGGCTGGCGCTGGTGGCGGGCGCAACCGCGCTGTTCGGCGTCCTGCTGGAACCGGCCGGGCTGATTCCGGCACTGCTGGCGCTGATCCTGGTCAGCGCCGCGGCCAGCCGGATGTTCCGCTTCGAGGTCCGCGCCGCTGCGGGGCTTGTGGCCCTGCTGGCCTTCTGCGCGCTGGTCTTCGTCAGGGGGCTGGGCGTGCCGATGGCGCTGCTCGGCCCCTGGTTCACCGGATGA
- a CDS encoding tripartite tricarboxylate transporter permease, with product MDILANLALGFQTALGLSNLAYCLLGVFLGTAIGVLPGLGPVATIAMLLPVTIGLPPESALIMLAGIYYGAQYGGSTTAILVNLPGESSSVVTALDGYQMARQGRAGTALATAALGSFFAGTVATVLLALFAPPLADLALKFGPAEYFSLMVLGLVASIVLAQGSLLHALAMIVMGLLLGLIGTDVNSGTARYTFDLPQLADGIGFVIVAMGVFGIAEIVANLENEATRTTMVKSVTGLLPSRSDLKRIVAPVLRGTALGSLLGILPGGGAMLASFAAYSMEKKVSRHPEEFGKGAIEGVAAPEAANNAGAQTSFIPMLTLGIPSNPVMALMIGAMIIQGIQPGPSVMTEQPALFWGIIVSMWVGNMFLLVLNLPLIGLWVRMIAVPYHLLYPAILVFCAIGVFSLNNSVFDIFLMAGFGVLGYVFRKLDCEPAPMLLGFILGPMMEENLRRALLISKGDPMVFATRPISAAMLVVALALLVTVLAPAVRRKREEAFQE from the coding sequence ATGGACATCCTGGCAAATCTCGCGCTCGGCTTCCAGACCGCGCTGGGCCTCTCCAACCTCGCCTACTGCCTGCTCGGCGTGTTCCTGGGCACCGCCATCGGCGTGCTGCCGGGGCTGGGGCCGGTCGCCACCATCGCCATGCTGCTGCCCGTCACCATCGGGCTGCCGCCGGAATCCGCCCTGATCATGCTGGCCGGCATCTACTACGGTGCGCAATATGGCGGCTCGACCACCGCCATCCTGGTCAATCTGCCGGGTGAGTCCTCCTCGGTGGTGACGGCGCTCGACGGCTATCAGATGGCTCGCCAGGGCCGGGCGGGCACGGCGCTCGCCACCGCCGCCCTCGGCTCCTTCTTCGCCGGCACGGTGGCGACGGTCCTGCTGGCGCTGTTCGCGCCGCCGCTGGCCGATCTGGCGCTGAAGTTCGGTCCGGCCGAGTATTTCTCGCTGATGGTGCTGGGGCTGGTGGCGTCCATCGTGCTGGCGCAGGGTTCGCTGCTGCATGCGCTGGCGATGATCGTCATGGGCCTGCTGCTTGGCCTGATCGGCACCGACGTGAACTCCGGCACCGCGCGCTACACCTTCGACCTGCCGCAACTGGCCGACGGCATCGGCTTCGTCATCGTCGCCATGGGCGTGTTCGGCATCGCCGAGATCGTCGCCAATCTGGAGAACGAGGCGACGCGGACCACCATGGTGAAGAGCGTCACCGGCCTGCTGCCCTCCAGAAGCGACCTGAAGCGCATCGTGGCGCCGGTTCTGCGCGGCACGGCACTGGGATCGCTGCTCGGCATCCTGCCGGGCGGCGGGGCGATGTTGGCCTCCTTCGCGGCCTACTCGATGGAAAAGAAGGTCTCCCGCCATCCGGAGGAGTTCGGCAAGGGCGCCATCGAGGGCGTCGCCGCACCGGAGGCCGCCAACAATGCCGGGGCGCAGACCTCCTTCATCCCGATGCTGACGCTGGGCATCCCGTCGAACCCGGTGATGGCGCTGATGATCGGGGCGATGATCATCCAGGGCATCCAGCCCGGCCCGTCGGTGATGACCGAACAGCCGGCGCTGTTCTGGGGGATCATCGTCTCGATGTGGGTGGGCAACATGTTCCTGCTGGTGCTCAACCTGCCGCTGATCGGGCTGTGGGTTCGGATGATCGCGGTCCCCTACCACCTGCTCTATCCGGCGATCCTGGTGTTCTGCGCCATCGGCGTGTTCAGCCTGAACAACTCGGTCTTCGACATCTTCCTGATGGCCGGGTTCGGGGTGCTTGGCTACGTCTTCCGCAAGCTAGACTGCGAGCCGGCGCCGATGCTGCTGGGCTTCATCCTGGGACCGATGATGGAGGAGAATCTGCGGCGGGCGCTGCTGATCTCCAAGGGCGATCCGATGGTGTTCGCGACGCGCCCGATCAGCGCGGCCATGCTGGTGGTGGCGCTGGCGCTGCTGGTGACGGTCCTGGCGCCCGCTGTCCGGCGCAAGCGCGAGGAAGCCTTCCAGGAATGA
- a CDS encoding tripartite tricarboxylate transporter substrate-binding protein: MSLKTLLSLAMLLALCLPVQAAERAGPPLTIVVPFAAGGPTDALGRALAAAMADSLDRKVVVRNVDGAGGTVGAERVAKAGPDGNTLLLSNIGHATSMWLYTALRYHPVDDFAPIGMVAEVPMTLVAKPGLKAATVEEFKALVRTEGNRLSIANAGVGSASYLCGLLLMDMLRTELTSVPYRGTKPAVMDVMNGHVDLLCDQTTHTLPLIRSARLKVLGVSAKARTAELPQVPTLDEAGLAGFDLTVWHGLYAPKGTPPETVAALVAGLREALASPSLTAAFASRGARPASPGDAQPDALQAQLASEVQRWGEILRKAAIYVE, from the coding sequence ATGTCGCTGAAGACCTTGTTGTCCCTGGCAATGCTCCTGGCGCTCTGCCTGCCCGTCCAGGCCGCGGAGCGGGCCGGGCCGCCCCTGACCATCGTCGTTCCCTTCGCGGCCGGCGGCCCCACCGATGCGCTCGGCCGCGCGCTGGCGGCGGCCATGGCCGACTCCCTGGACCGCAAGGTGGTCGTCCGCAATGTGGATGGAGCGGGAGGCACCGTGGGCGCCGAGCGGGTCGCGAAGGCCGGCCCCGATGGCAACACGCTGCTGCTGTCCAACATCGGGCATGCCACCAGCATGTGGCTCTACACGGCGTTGCGCTACCACCCGGTCGATGATTTCGCCCCCATCGGCATGGTGGCCGAGGTGCCGATGACGCTGGTCGCGAAGCCGGGCCTGAAGGCTGCCACGGTCGAGGAGTTCAAGGCCCTGGTCCGGACGGAGGGAAACCGGCTGTCCATCGCCAACGCCGGCGTCGGCTCGGCCTCCTATCTGTGCGGGCTGCTGCTGATGGACATGCTGAGGACCGAACTGACCAGCGTCCCCTATCGCGGAACAAAGCCGGCGGTGATGGACGTGATGAACGGACATGTCGATCTGCTCTGCGACCAGACCACCCACACCTTGCCGCTGATCAGGTCTGCCCGCCTGAAGGTACTGGGGGTCAGCGCCAAGGCCCGGACAGCGGAGCTGCCGCAGGTGCCGACCCTCGACGAGGCGGGGCTGGCCGGATTCGACCTGACGGTCTGGCATGGCCTCTACGCACCGAAGGGCACACCGCCGGAAACGGTCGCCGCGCTCGTGGCGGGACTGCGGGAAGCGTTGGCGAGCCCCAGCCTGACGGCCGCCTTCGCCAGCCGCGGCGCCCGCCCGGCCTCACCCGGCGACGCGCAGCCCGACGCCCTGCAGGCCCAGCTTGCCAGCGAGGTGCAGCGCTGGGGGGAGATCCTCCGCAAGGCGGCGATCTACGTGGAATGA
- a CDS encoding SMP-30/gluconolactonase/LRE family protein yields the protein MTTLPNLGRPALGRRRFLQVAGAGAAMAAGNAFAQAIPFTPNARYPDPAVQILDPSFAKYRIYSSSVEQVATGFRWAEGPAYFPETGTLLFSDIPNNRIMSFDEKTGKTTVFRENANYANGNACDRQGRLVTCEHSVTRRVVRTEKSGEITVLAESYQGKRLNAPNDVVVKSDDSVWFTDPLFGINGEWEGFRAKPEQETTNVYRIAPDGRIAAVVTDLVNPNGLAFSPDESKLYVVEWKGTPNRSVWSFDVGKDNTLSNKTKLIDAADFGALDGFKVDRDGNLWCGWGSNGALQGEPTQVGGHMVYPLKGKSEDLDGVMVFNPQGKPMAFIRLPERCANLTFGGPKNNRLYMASCHSVYALYVEAHGAV from the coding sequence ATGACCACACTCCCCAACCTCGGTCGGCCCGCCCTCGGCCGGCGCCGCTTCCTGCAGGTCGCCGGCGCCGGTGCGGCGATGGCCGCCGGCAACGCCTTCGCTCAGGCGATCCCGTTCACGCCCAACGCCCGCTATCCCGACCCGGCCGTCCAGATCCTGGATCCGAGCTTCGCCAAGTACCGTATCTACAGCAGCTCGGTGGAGCAGGTCGCCACCGGCTTCCGCTGGGCCGAGGGCCCGGCCTATTTCCCGGAGACGGGCACGCTCCTGTTCAGCGACATTCCCAACAACCGCATCATGAGTTTCGACGAGAAGACCGGGAAGACCACGGTGTTCCGCGAAAACGCCAATTACGCCAACGGCAACGCTTGCGACCGGCAGGGGCGGCTGGTCACCTGCGAGCATTCGGTAACCCGGCGGGTGGTCCGCACCGAGAAGAGCGGCGAGATCACCGTGCTTGCCGAGTCCTATCAGGGCAAGCGCCTGAACGCGCCCAACGACGTGGTGGTCAAGTCGGACGACAGCGTCTGGTTCACCGATCCCCTGTTCGGCATCAACGGCGAATGGGAGGGGTTCAGGGCCAAGCCGGAGCAGGAAACCACCAACGTCTACCGCATCGCCCCGGACGGCCGCATCGCGGCGGTGGTCACGGATCTCGTGAATCCCAACGGTCTGGCCTTCTCGCCGGACGAGAGCAAGCTCTATGTGGTGGAATGGAAGGGCACGCCAAACCGCAGCGTCTGGAGCTTCGACGTCGGCAAGGACAACACCCTGTCCAACAAGACCAAGCTGATCGACGCGGCCGATTTCGGGGCGCTGGACGGCTTCAAGGTCGACCGTGACGGGAATCTGTGGTGCGGCTGGGGAAGCAACGGCGCCCTGCAGGGCGAACCCACCCAGGTCGGCGGCCACATGGTCTATCCGTTGAAGGGCAAATCCGAAGACCTCGACGGCGTGATGGTGTTCAACCCCCAGGGAAAACCCATGGCCTTCATCAGGCTGCCCGAGCGCTGCGCCAACCTGACCTTCGGCGGGCCGAAGAACAACCGGCTCTACATGGCGAGCTGCCACTCCGTCTACGCCCTGTATGTGGAGGCGCACGGGGCCGTCTGA
- a CDS encoding LacI family DNA-binding transcriptional regulator gives MSDTPAIRPRQGAAKKDALSAKAAGSRATRPTSGKATLETVAMLAGVSRMTVSRVINRPESVTPELREIVLKAISETGYVPNLLAGGLASSRTKLVAAVVPTLTHVLFSGAIQAFTDRLALDGYQMLLGLSGYPTEREGELLQAILSRRPDALYLTGTSHLAQTRRQLRAANIPIVETWDLSHKAVDMAVGFSHQAVGRGVAEYLHHKGYRQFAAISAEDERAMLRTREFVATLARHGIQEVTCLSTEAPSSMAMGRQALGELLARGFRQGAIQCSSDAMAHGVVLEAQARGLSVPGDIAVIGFGDLDFAAYMSPPLSTVRIDRSAIGRLAAEALLTRLAGNRVTRKVVDVGFEIVERATA, from the coding sequence GTGTCCGACACACCAGCTATCCGCCCGCGTCAGGGTGCAGCCAAGAAAGACGCCCTGTCGGCAAAGGCCGCCGGAAGCCGTGCCACGCGTCCGACCAGCGGCAAGGCGACCCTGGAAACCGTGGCGATGCTGGCCGGCGTTTCCAGGATGACGGTCTCCCGCGTGATCAACCGCCCGGAATCGGTGACGCCGGAACTGCGGGAAATCGTTCTCAAGGCCATCTCCGAAACCGGCTATGTGCCCAACCTGCTGGCCGGCGGGCTGGCATCGAGCCGGACCAAGCTGGTCGCCGCGGTCGTGCCGACGCTGACGCATGTGCTGTTCTCCGGAGCGATCCAGGCCTTCACCGACCGGCTGGCGTTGGACGGCTATCAGATGCTGCTGGGGCTGTCCGGCTATCCGACCGAGCGGGAGGGCGAACTGCTGCAGGCCATCCTCAGCCGCCGTCCGGACGCCCTGTATCTCACCGGCACCAGCCATCTGGCGCAGACGCGCCGGCAACTGCGCGCGGCCAACATCCCGATCGTCGAAACCTGGGACCTGTCGCACAAGGCCGTGGACATGGCCGTGGGCTTCTCCCATCAGGCGGTTGGCAGGGGTGTCGCCGAGTATCTCCATCACAAGGGCTACCGTCAGTTCGCGGCGATCAGTGCCGAGGACGAGCGCGCCATGCTGCGCACCCGCGAATTCGTTGCAACCCTGGCCCGGCATGGCATCCAGGAGGTCACCTGCCTTTCGACCGAGGCCCCAAGTTCCATGGCCATGGGGCGGCAGGCCCTGGGTGAGCTGCTGGCCCGCGGCTTCCGCCAGGGCGCCATCCAGTGCAGTTCCGACGCCATGGCTCATGGCGTGGTGCTGGAGGCGCAGGCCCGCGGCCTGTCGGTCCCGGGGGACATCGCCGTCATCGGTTTCGGCGACCTGGATTTCGCCGCCTACATGTCGCCGCCGTTGAGCACGGTGCGCATCGATCGGTCGGCAATCGGCCGTTTGGCCGCCGAAGCCCTGCTGACCCGTCTGGCAGGCAACCGGGTGACCAGGAAGGTCGTCGACGTCGGATTCGAGATCGTGGAACGGGCCACCGCCTGA
- a CDS encoding MFS transporter gives MDHSSVAGAAAATKTRIRWTIVVMLFVVTAINYADRAVLAIAGPVLSKDLGINAAQMGFIFSAFGWSYVIGQLPGGWLLDRFGSKWVYAASIFTWSVFTLFQGFVGFLTGAVAVTALFALRFAVGLAEAPSFPGNSRVVAAWFPGHERATASAIFNSAQYFATVIFAPLMGWLTHSFGWPWAFGFMGALGLVVSGIWLKTVYSPVEHPKINQAEIDYIAAGGGLVNMDDAAKKKTDAAGGAKWDYIRQLFASRMMVGIFLGQFCINAITYFFITWFPVYLVQARGMSVLSAGFIASIPAICGFAGGILGGVLSDTMLRKGFSLTAARKTPIVLGMLLSMSMIACNYTDVQWVVVGFMALAFFGKGIGALGWAVMSDCAPKEITGLSGGVFNMCGNISSISTPIIIGYIIQTSGSFNGALLFVGANALIAAVSYLVVVGEIKRMELRK, from the coding sequence ATGGATCACAGCTCTGTCGCAGGCGCGGCAGCGGCAACAAAAACACGCATCCGCTGGACGATCGTTGTTATGCTGTTCGTTGTGACAGCGATCAACTACGCCGACCGCGCCGTCCTGGCCATCGCCGGCCCGGTGCTGTCCAAGGACCTCGGCATCAATGCCGCGCAGATGGGCTTCATCTTTTCCGCCTTCGGCTGGTCCTACGTCATCGGCCAGTTGCCGGGCGGCTGGCTGCTCGACCGCTTCGGCTCGAAGTGGGTGTATGCGGCGAGCATCTTCACATGGTCGGTGTTCACCCTGTTCCAGGGCTTCGTCGGCTTCCTGACCGGCGCCGTGGCGGTGACGGCCCTGTTCGCGCTGCGCTTCGCCGTCGGCCTTGCGGAAGCCCCGTCCTTCCCCGGCAACAGCCGCGTGGTCGCCGCCTGGTTCCCCGGCCATGAGCGCGCAACGGCCTCTGCTATCTTCAACTCGGCGCAGTATTTCGCCACGGTGATCTTCGCCCCGCTGATGGGCTGGCTCACCCACTCCTTCGGCTGGCCTTGGGCCTTCGGCTTCATGGGCGCCCTGGGTCTGGTCGTTTCCGGCATCTGGCTGAAGACCGTCTACAGCCCGGTCGAGCACCCGAAGATCAATCAGGCGGAGATCGACTACATCGCCGCGGGCGGCGGTCTGGTCAACATGGACGACGCTGCCAAGAAGAAGACCGATGCGGCAGGCGGCGCCAAGTGGGATTACATCCGCCAGCTGTTCGCCAGCCGGATGATGGTCGGCATCTTCCTGGGCCAGTTCTGCATCAACGCGATCACCTATTTCTTCATCACCTGGTTCCCGGTCTATCTGGTTCAGGCCCGCGGCATGTCGGTGCTCAGCGCCGGTTTCATCGCCTCGATCCCCGCCATCTGCGGCTTTGCCGGCGGCATCCTGGGCGGCGTGCTGTCTGACACGATGCTGCGCAAGGGCTTCTCGCTGACCGCGGCGCGCAAGACGCCGATCGTTCTCGGCATGCTGCTGTCGATGAGCATGATCGCCTGCAACTACACCGACGTGCAGTGGGTGGTGGTCGGCTTCATGGCGCTGGCCTTCTTCGGCAAGGGCATCGGCGCGCTGGGCTGGGCCGTCATGTCGGACTGCGCGCCCAAGGAAATCACGGGCCTGTCGGGCGGCGTCTTCAACATGTGCGGCAACATCTCCTCGATCAGCACGCCGATCATCATCGGCTACATCATCCAGACGTCGGGTTCGTTCAACGGCGCCCTGCTGTTCGTCGGCGCCAACGCCCTGATCGCCGCGGTCAGCTATCTGGTCGTCGTCGGCGAGATCAAGCGCATGGAACTCAGGAAGTGA